A window of Syntrophales bacterium genomic DNA:
AGATGAAGCTTCGCTCTTCGATTCCGCGCTCCGCCCAGATGTCGGACTTCATGTTGCCGTACCCGGTGATCATGCCGGCACCCCAGTATTTCGTCTGGACCGTCTCTACGAGGTCCTGCGGGAAATACCGGGGGTGGATGACGTTCAGCATCTGCTTGGAGGGGACGGTGCAGATGACCCGGTCCGCCCAGGCCGTTTCGAAGCCGCCCGCGGTCTGGTAGGTGACGCCCTTCACGGCGCCCTTCTCGATGATGACCTCCGCAACGGGGGTGTTCCGGAGCACCTCTCCGCCGTTTTCCTTCAGGGCCTCTTCCATCAGGAGCGGGAAGGCCATGGTGCCGGGGTTGGCCACGGTCGCGCAGGAGCCGTCCACCAGGTTCATCCGGATGGGGCCGGCGGTGGCCATGTGGCCGAGGACGTCCGGCGCCGGCGTCAGGTTCAGGTCCGCCTGGCCCGTCTGGGAGGCCGCCAGGACCTTGATGTAGTCGTATGCCTCCTGGGGGACGTTCCGGGCGCGGATCCACTGCTCGAAGGACATGTGGGCCGTCTGGGCGATGTCGGCGAAGGTCATCATCGCCATGTCCCGGAGGGCGATCATGGTTGCCCGGAAGCCTTCCTTGCTCATCCACCCGTAGGGCTCGCCCTTCGCCACCTGGTAGGCCTTGTTGCCCTTCTTGTAGTCCACGAAGGCGAATCCGACGTTGCAGGGCATGTCAACGGGCTTTTGGATATAGTCCATGAGCATGCGGATCTTGCCCTTGTTTCCCCAGAACAGCCCGTGCCCGGTGTCGATGGTGTAGCCGTCGAACTTCTTTTCCCTGAAGCAGGTTTCCAGGTCCGGGGTGCACTTCGGGATCCAGCATCCGACCATGCCCAGGGCGCGCTTGAAGCCGTTGGCATCCAGTTCCATGCCGTCGATGTACACCTTGTCTCCCTTGCCGACGAAGGAAGCCACGCGGCCGCCGATGAAGGGATTCTTCTCCAGGACCAAGACCTTCTGCTTGAAATCCCGGGAAAGAATGGCCGCCGAACCCAGGCCGGCGATTCCGGCTCCGATTACGATGACATCATACTTTTTTGACATGCCGTATCCTCCTTGTTTGATTTTCAGAGTCGAGCTTCCTGCATTGCCGGGTACAACCGTCCGATTTCAGGGTATCAAAGCCTCGTTTTCTCGGGGCGGCGTCCCGTGGTGCTCTTTCCGCATCTTCCAAAAGACCGCCATGGGCGGACGGGCACTGGCCGCCGTTCGTGAAAAGAGACGCAAAGAAAGTGCCACCCCGTTTATTGAATAATGTGTCGTTAATACAATAAGTTGCCGGTGCCGCCCCCCTGGCGGGACCGAACAGGGGGCGGCATGTTGTTTCTGTGAGTCCATATGTTGTGCAGTTGGGAATCCCCGTCGGGGAATGAATTTGCCGGCCGTCGTTCCGTTTTCCCCTTCCCCGCGAGGCCCGGGACGGGAGCAGGCGACTTCGGGGTGGATGCCGCCGCTTACGAGCGCGCAAAGTATCCTTTGACAGGAATGCGCTTTCGGTTTTATACTCGAACCATCGGGAATAACAGCCGAAATCGGAAACCTGAAAACGGCGGGCGGATCCGCACCGGAACCCACAGGACGATTCCCATGAAGAAGCCTGACCCGTTCCTGTGCTTCTGGATCAATTCCGCCCGGACCGTGAAAGAGATCATCGGGCGCGATCAGGAGCCCGCCTTCTTACCACAAGACTCATGCATTTGCAGGGAGCCCTCAGGAAATGATCCGGATGATTTTCCTGTGCATGACCGTGCTGGTGTTAGGGGGGTGTGCGCTGCCCCTCCTTCCGATCCCCCTGGTCCCGTATGCACCGACTACCAAGGTCCTCCCCGAGCAGGAAGTACCATCCCTCGTACAGGCAACCATCTCATCCGGTACGCCCCGCAGCAGGCAAGTCCTTCTGGGAATGCGCAGCGGCAGCGCGAGAGGTCTTGCCCTGAGAAAAACCGAGGCGGAATTCCTCTCCAGTCTTCCTTCTGCAAAACTGAAGATGGAGCTTTCCAGCATGTACATCCCGCCATACAGGTATGCCCCCCCCAAGGCGGGTACGAGGCACTATTTCAACTTTATGGTAACCCCGGAGTTCGAGCAGGGACTGCTCGCGTTCCTTTCCGGAAAGGGAGAAGCGGCCCTGGGATCCCTGGACAAGGTCCTGGCCGATGAAAGGGGGGACCCCGCCCTTCTGTGGCAGGCGTCTTACCTTCGCGTCCTGACCCTTCTTATGACGGGACGCCCGGATCTGGCCGAGAAAGAGACGGCACGCACCCAGCACCATGAGATTGCGGCCATGGGAAAGAACCACGGGTCGCGTGCCCTGCGTGCCGAAGTGCGCTATTGGGCAGGCGATCTGGACGGGGCATCGGAAGATGCGGTGCAGGTCATCCGGGCGCTCGGCGATTGGCGCTTTCCTTCGACGTACGCGATCCCCCCGATCGACCAGGTGGAGCTGGCACGTGTCACGGCGGCGCAGGTGCGGTCCGATATTGTGCTCGGCCTCGCACTGATGGCCAAGGGTCGATACAGGGAGGCAATCCCCTGGCTGGAACTCGCCGACCAGACCATGAACAACGTGATGTTCGTCGGCCGGCATCCTTTATATGGGCTCTACTTCCAGCCCTGGGAGGAGGTGTTCTGGGCCCGCGGAATGAGCCTGGCCGCATTGGGCACGGCGTTGCTCGCAACCGACGTGACGTCTGAGCGGGCACAGACCATGTTTGCCCGGGCCGGGGAGTTCTTCGATGCCCTTGGTTCCCGCTCCGGCGGAGTTCTGATCGAAACATTCAAGACACATGCCTTGATTGCCGCCCGGAGACCCGACCTTGCGGAAACCCAGGCGGCCAAGGCCCTCCTGTTTGCAGAGAAAGGGGGGTTCTTGGACTATCAGTGGCGGCTGAGTGCGCTGCGGGGAGAGTCCCTTCTTGTCCTGGGCCGATGGGATGAAGCCGAGCAGGAGTTCCGGCGTTCACAGAATGTGATCGACCTTCTGGCCGGTACGCTGGTGTTTGACGGCGCCAAGGTCCAGTTCGGCGTCGGCAAGGAAGTGGTGACCACCGGCCTGGCGCGCATCAACCTGCGCAAGGGAGACATGCCCCGTCTGTTCGAAGACATGGAGCGCGGACGCGCCAGGGCGTTTGTCACATTGCTGGCGAGCCGAATGGTCGCTGCGGGCCGTCAGGAAGCGATCACCGGCAGCATTCGGGACCTCGACCGGGAAATTCTTGAGGAGCGAAGACGCAAGAACGCGATCTTTAGCCGCGATCCTGTCGATGCCCCGCGGGAGCGACGCCTGCTTGAAAAGCGTGCAGCCCTGGTTCTCGACCTTCGACGTCGCGACCCGGACCTGGCGGATGTCCTGTCCGTATCGGCGGTAAGTCTGGACTCGGCCCAATCGATGCTGCCGCCGGATACCGCTCTTGTGTATGCATTGCCCTGCCGGGGTGATGACCCGTTGAGGCTGCTTGTCGTCACCCGCAGAGGAGTCACGCTCAAAGAGCTGCCCGTGACGGCGGGGGAGCTCAAGAAACGGCTTGCGGGTTTCAACGCCGCCATCCCGGGCCGCAGCGCGGACGTGCAGCGGTCAAAGCTCAAGGATCTCTCGGATGCACTCGATCCGAACTCCTGGGGCTCCTTCCGCTCCGTCTACTTTGTGCCGAGCGGGGATTTCCATTTCATTCCCT
This region includes:
- a CDS encoding NAD(P)-binding protein, with the translated sequence MSKKYDVIVIGAGIAGLGSAAILSRDFKQKVLVLEKNPFIGGRVASFVGKGDKVYIDGMELDANGFKRALGMVGCWIPKCTPDLETCFREKKFDGYTIDTGHGLFWGNKGKIRMLMDYIQKPVDMPCNVGFAFVDYKKGNKAYQVAKGEPYGWMSKEGFRATMIALRDMAMMTFADIAQTAHMSFEQWIRARNVPQEAYDYIKVLAASQTGQADLNLTPAPDVLGHMATAGPIRMNLVDGSCATVANPGTMAFPLLMEEALKENGGEVLRNTPVAEVIIEKGAVKGVTYQTAGGFETAWADRVICTVPSKQMLNVIHPRYFPQDLVETVQTKYWGAGMITGYGNMKSDIWAERGIEERSFIYMPDVIGAEEGYSGCIDMVLWNLASCAQGSNANPSLTKETGSAPEGKHGWIFSTAMTHEEMRTPKKVSRVIEWNENWWKQTFGRAKWESEMDHLIWMCTDHAFAWIQPIGQDRIDVKSPEIEGLFFAGDQYGRRLWGCGVDAAALSVTLCVDRMMDSNTEEKVFPFYHRALPAPKETW
- a CDS encoding CHAT domain-containing protein: MIRMIFLCMTVLVLGGCALPLLPIPLVPYAPTTKVLPEQEVPSLVQATISSGTPRSRQVLLGMRSGSARGLALRKTEAEFLSSLPSAKLKMELSSMYIPPYRYAPPKAGTRHYFNFMVTPEFEQGLLAFLSGKGEAALGSLDKVLADERGDPALLWQASYLRVLTLLMTGRPDLAEKETARTQHHEIAAMGKNHGSRALRAEVRYWAGDLDGASEDAVQVIRALGDWRFPSTYAIPPIDQVELARVTAAQVRSDIVLGLALMAKGRYREAIPWLELADQTMNNVMFVGRHPLYGLYFQPWEEVFWARGMSLAALGTALLATDVTSERAQTMFARAGEFFDALGSRSGGVLIETFKTHALIAARRPDLAETQAAKALLFAEKGGFLDYQWRLSALRGESLLVLGRWDEAEQEFRRSQNVIDLLAGTLVFDGAKVQFGVGKEVVTTGLARINLRKGDMPRLFEDMERGRARAFVTLLASRMVAAGRQEAITGSIRDLDREILEERRRKNAIFSRDPVDAPRERRLLEKRAALVLDLRRRDPDLADVLSVSAVSLDSAQSMLPPDTALVYALPCRGDDPLRLLVVTRRGVTLKELPVTAGELKKRLAGFNAAIPGRSADVQRSKLKDLSDALDPNSWGSFRSVYFVPSGDFHFIPWGALDLSFPVAVLPTGGWVARASIPLAATPRAVVVGDPAFGGILPQLPGAREEAIEVSRCYDASPLLGSGATEKELRHRVGRGVDVLHVASHALYDPFYPLQSALFLTDGKRASPLTAERLFEQPLSARMVVLSACETGMGQVIEGDEMLGLARSFYLGGASAMLSTLWPVEDEATRSFMEVFHRKARSGDFGAAWIAARDALKAKGFPPSSYGAFVLAGSLGSGSP